From Schizosaccharomyces pombe strain 972h- genome assembly, chromosome: II, the proteins below share one genomic window:
- the doa10 gene encoding ubiquitin ligase Doa10 produces MNADDEICRVCRCEGAPDSPLFHPCKCTGSIRYVHQECLVEWLGHSKKTHCELCKAKFEFTKVYSESMPRTIPFTILCRKLASTLKQRVIFFTRVLLTFFCWTVLLPLIFKHVWNLNFKIGDTYTIHARNKTFTAPQKPGYFESISQITSSPRLNTLIANTAEGQVLTFVVTFILITAFLVREWVLQNAVQVADELQGQQFENVNQNNQAQAAAAAAQNLREVREARQRLAMVMEHLRERQEQRNLELQRNGSFEEIERARQRFALLGDNIREPQEEENDVDVDEIFNRQQLNQPALDLNDANSSNSVPVEFNSLHSQNVDYRDEVDSLRPQFNVDEQSSISHSSNASENIVDGAVTQANGIESDFTRVDHEPIIVNNDDENGNNESENEEVIEEDNLNRNVIAEAQNQVVADEERNAVARAAQIAEADDADDFDGILEFLGLRGPITGFLQNCLVIAFVVSVFLTTAVGIPYMSGRLMVEWILFIIHRPTFILRFILSFVNILFDWTVGGAFNIVKILTKLPLLSTVFVKLKLQGIFSSSFQQVSNNMYSWIYDHVFSSSDHAYESLIYYMKTGHKQVVQSFSIFPVFRVCQMFAVILKDFVENYSNRPVDRVFTTLIGYCMFTFLGISYLNRKQFLFNDPQIRNVELAFREVLRQCGSIAKFGIIFSIELVVFPIFCGILLSMCLIGTFKKLAAENLLNVMTVYPAQSIFLAWFIGITFMFEFAVFISMVRKIVRPGVLYFLRDPNDPQFHPIREILEKPMLFQLKKIGFSAILYFAFIIGCVGSVIHLLKSTGIIFPIEFTTKPAVFEAPIDLLALEILIFLSIKLFKPLELTRSFWRTLVSTFCRCLRLSSYVMGQRYSDEEGYYPKQYFSFLRRIISKPSDTENQDDGDKQKAKKDFVQDGFFLWCPSKDVVPVRQGAMLIPVTENGYEIFGEKKKVEENADYTITYAPSNFYKRLIALLLFCWICSTLVTVLLVFVPLSLGRAIYAWCFPNVVKHDFYAYAIGFYSISFPMYAIHASVKFLKLDYLRSLMNKLNLKIVMRSLVMALKYLLLAFLGIFILPLLLGAIWELYVAIPFRTIFNRGTLALDAFQNWVIGLFMLRMIYFTVTSNEERFVSRLFQDAFRDRWTNPQILPLLKNVLIPFTSALIAAVVLPSVFTYVTYPFLSSIFPSASKTLMYRLMHPIFLALLGLALLGRRFVETSSKWSQGIRDDLYLVGTRLHNFGESAPPAISESAEK; encoded by the exons ATGAACGCAGATGATGAAATTTGCCGGGTGTGCCGGTGTGAGGGAGCACCAGATTCACCTCTCTTCCATCCATG TAAATGTACTGGAAGTATCAGATATGTTCATCAGGAATG TCTAGTAGAGTGGTTAGGTCACAGTAAAAAAACACATTGTGAACTTTGCAAAGCTAAGTTTGAGTTTACAAAAG TATACTCAGAATCTATGCCACGTACAATCCCTTTTACCATCTTGTGTAGAAAACTTGCTAGTACTTTAAAACAACgagttattttttttactcgTGTTTTACTTACGTTCTTCTGCTGGACAGTCCTTCTACCTCTTATATTTAAGCATGTATGGAATTTGAACTTTAAAATAGGTGACACGTATACGATTCATGCAAGAAATAAAACCTTCACGGCTCCCCAAAAGCCAGGATATTTTGAATCAATTTCCCAAATTACGTCCAGTCCTCGGTTGAATACTTTAATTGCCAACACTGCAGAAGGTCAGGTTCTAACTTTTGTGGTTACATTTATCTTGATTACGGCTTTCCTCGTTCGTGAATGGGTTCTTCAAAATGCCGTCCAGGTCGCGGATGAACTTCAGGGGCAACAGTTTGAGAATGTCAACCAGAATAACCAAGCTCAAGCTGCAGCTGCAGCTGCTCAAAATCTTCGTGAAGTTCGTGAAGCTCGTCAACGACTAGCAATGGTGATGGAGCATTTACGCGAGCGACAAGAGCAAAGAAATTTAGAATTGCAAAGAAACGGatcttttgaagaaatcgAGAGAGCTCGTCAGCGATTTGCTCTTCTGGGGGACAATATTCGAGAGCCGCAAGAGGAGGAGAATGATGTTGATGTcgatgaaatttttaataggCAACAACTGAATCAGCCAGCCCTAGACCTTAATGATGCAAATTCTAGTAATTCCGTACCTGTAGAATTTAATTCACTCCATTCTCAAAACGTCGATTATCGTGATGAGGTAGATTCTTTGCGACCCCAGTTTAATGTTGATGAGCAATCTTCAATCTCTCATAGTTCAAATGCTTCGGAGAATATTGTAGATGGAGCCGTTACCCAAGCCAATGGAATTGAATCTGATTTTACTAGAGTGGATCATGAGCCTATTATTGTCAAtaatgatgatgaaaacGGTAACAATGAATCAGAGAATGAAGAGGttattgaagaagataatttaaatagGAATGTTATAGCTGAGGCGCAAAACCAAGTCGTCGCTGACGAAGAAAGAAATGCCGTTGCTCGCGCCGCCCAAATAGCTGAAGCTGATGATGCTGACGATTTTGACGGTATACTAGAATTTCTAGGTCTTCGAGGACCCATTACTGGATTCTTGCAAAATTGCCTCGTTATTGCTTTCGTCGTTTCCGTATTCTTGACAACGGCTGTGGGTATTCCATACATGTCTGGACGCCTTATGGTTGAGTGGATTTTGTTTATCATTCATCGCCCGACGTTTATATTACGTTTTATACTATCTTTCgttaacattttatttgacTGGACTGTTGGTGGGGCTTTTAATATTGTGAAAATATTAACTAAACTTCCTCTGTTATCAACTGTTTTCGTAAAACTTAAGCTTCaaggaattttttcttcttctttccAACAGGTTTCAAATAATATGTATAGTTGGATATATGATCAtgtattttcttcttccgATCATGCCTATGAATCGCTGATATATTATATGAAAACTGGACATAAGCAAGTCGTTCaatcattttctatttttccGGTTTTCAGGGTTTGCCAAATGTTTGCTGTCATACTAAAAgattttgttgaaaattaCTCTAATAGACCAGTAGACCGAGTTTTTACTACGCTTATCGGATACTGCATGTTTACGTTTTTAGGGATTTCATATCTTAATCGCAAACAATTTCTATTTAATGACCCTCAAATCAGGAATGTGGAATTAGCTTTTAGAGAAGTTTTGAGACAATGCGGATCTATAGCAAAATTCggaataattttttctatcGAATTGGTTGTTTTTCCTATTTTCTGCGGGATATTGCTAAGCATGTGCTTAATTGGCACTTTCAAAAAGCTTGCTGCCGAGAATCTTCTCAATGTAATGACAGTTTATCCAGCacaaagcatttttttggcaTGGTTCATTGGGATAACATTTATGTTTGAGTTTGCGGTTTTCATTTCCATGGTACGTAAAATTGTTCGTCCTGGAGTCCTGTATTTTTTGCGTGATCCAAATGATCCTCAATTTCATCCAATTCGTGAAATTTTAGAGAAACCTATGCTCtttcaattgaagaaaattggATTCAGTGCAATACTCTATTTCGCTTTTATTATTGGCTGTGTTGGTAGCGTTATCCATCTTTTAAAGTCAACTGGAATAATTTTTCCTATTGAATTCACTACTAAGCCTGCTGTGTTTGAAGCACCAATTGACTTGTTAGCGTTAGAAATTCTCATATTTTTAagtattaaattatttaaaccTCTCGAACTCACTAGAAGTTTTTGGCGAACTTTGGTGTCAACATTCTGCAGATGTTTACGTCTATCATCATATGTTATGGGTCAAAGGTATAGTGATGAAGAGGGTTATTATCCCAagcaatatttttcttttcttagAAGGATTATAAGCAAACCTTCGGATACCGAAAACCAAGATGATGGTGATAAGCAGAAAGCAAAGAAAGACTTTGTCCAAGACGGTTTCTTTTTGTGGTGTCCTTCTAAGGATGTTGTGCCAGTTCGCCAAGGAGCCATGCTTATACCTGTGACAGAAAATggttatgaaatttttggtgaaaaaaagaaggtcGAAGAAAATGCGGACTATACCATTACTTATGCACcttctaatttttataagcGTTTGATCGCTTTGTTGTTATTTTGTTGGATATGCTCAACACTTGTGACAGTATTGTTAGTGTTTGTTCCACTTTCATTAGGAAGAGCTATTTATGCTTGGTGCTTTCCTAATGTGGTAAAGCACGATTTTTATGCTTACGCCATTGGATTTTACtctatttcttttccaatGTATGCAATTCACGCGTCTGTTAAGTTTCTGAAACTTGACTATTTACGAAGCCTTATGAATAAactaaatttaaaaattgttatgAGGAGCTTAGTAATGGCGttaaaatatcttttattaGCATTCCTTGGAATATTTATCTTACCACTCTTACTTGGAGCTATATGGGAATTATACGTCGCTATACCTTTCCGAACGATATTTAACAGAGGGACTCTTGCTCTCGATGCATTCCAAAACTGGGTGATTGGTCTTTTTATGCTTCGTATGATATATTTTACTGTGACTTCTAATGAAGAGCGTTTCGTTTCAAGGTTGTTTCAAGATGCTTTTCGTGATAGATGGACGAATCCTCAAATTCTtccattattaaaaaatgttctCATCCCTTTTACATCAGCCTTAATAGCCGCCGTTGTGTTGCCAAGTGTTTTTACTTACGTAACCtatccttttctttcatccATTTTCCCTTCTGCATCTAAAACCCTTATGTATCGGTTGATGCATCCTATATTTTTAGCATTACTTGGGCTAGCACTCTTGGGGCGCCGTTTTGTAGAAACTAGTAGTAAATGGTCGCAAGGAATACGTGATGATTTATACTTAGTTGGTACGAGACTGCACAACTTTGGCGAATCTGCTCCTCCAGCCATTTCTGAGTCTGccgaaaaataa
- the med7 gene encoding mediator complex subunit Med7 has translation MEPNEGVQLFSAFPPPPPYYKLFTRENIEKVISNMEKEAKHEDDANTLQPKTEEEIESLAKLFKKPSCLTSGTYQMFGDTWRLDEAIPSLKEFGIPELYKDIKDGEDEIEVVEYDPKSNAIVGTSFTRVHDYDKNSPIENEKILEDDQHTAMKEKDNESDKTMKDVEEKTEPSLKKEEEDIQMKEPLDSQDTGAVSASSVNEGFRADQKSKDGETSDLIKIPRRAYELRFLSRSLMLNFLELLGIMAKAPEQFPSKVENIRVLLLNLHHLINDYRPHQSRESLIMLLEKQLKHEESQVELLRTHNRQMTETLEKYKSLDFNMEKEGDVIQQLKSSIKKPLSGAEDEQKSRSMFSKNDEKLKKSLELMEDVIKRDLS, from the exons ATGGAACCAAACGAAGGAGTACAACTGTTTTCGGCTTTTCCGCCTCCACCTCCATATTATAAGTTATTTACAAGAGAAAACAtagaaaaagtaatttcAAATATGGAGAAAGAAGCAAAACATGAGGATGACGCGAATACTTTACAACCTAAGactgaagaagaaatagaGTCGCTGGCCAAGCTGTTTAAGAAGCCGTCATGTCTCACATCTGGGACTTATCAAATGTTTGGTGACACATGGAGG CTAGACGAAGCTATACCTTCACTCAAAGAATTTGGAATCCCTGAATTATATAAAGATATAAAAGATGGagaagatgaaattgaagtgGTAGAATATGATCCTAAATCCAATGCGATAGTTGGTACTAGTTTTACTCGTGTACACGattatgataaaaattcaccaattgaaaatgaaaaaattctgGAGGATGATCAACATACGGccatgaaagaaaaagataatgaATCTGATAAGACAATGAAAGATGTCGAGGAAAAGACTGAGCCCTCTCTTAAAAAGGAAGAGGAGGATATACAAATGAAGGAACCTTTAGATTCTCAAGATACTGGAGCTGTTTCAGCTTCTTCGGTAAACGAAGGTTTCCGGGCAGatcaaaaatcaaaggATGGAGAAACGAGtgatttgataaaaattccCCGGCGAGCTTATGAACTACGATTTTTATCCCGCTCACTTATGCTTAACTTTCTTGAACTCCTAGGGATTATGGCGAAGGCACCCGAACAGTTTCCTTCTAAGGTTGAAAACATTAGGGTGTTGCTGCTCAATCTCCATCATTTAATTAATGACTATCGTCCACACCAATCTCGTGAATCTTTAATTATGCttttagaaaaacaattaaaacaTGAAGAGTCGCAGGTTGAGCTATTACGTACTCATAACCGGCAAATGACCGAAACTTTGGAAAAGTACAAATCATTAGATTTTAATATGGAGAAGGAAGGAGATGTGATTCAACAATTAAAGTCGTCAATAAAAAAGCCATTGTCAGGCGCTGAAGATGAGCAAAAGTCTAGGTCTATGTTCTCAAAAAATGAcgagaaattaaaaaaatcgcTTGAATTAATGGAAGACGTGATAAAACGAGATCTTAGCTAA
- the ade8 gene encoding adenylosuccinate lyase Ade8 has protein sequence MEDYGSYSTPLTARYASAEMSHLFSREMRINTWRQLWLNLAIAEKQLGLTQITDEAIEQLKAHVKITAPEFEIAAKEEKRQRHDVMAHIYTYGLAAPAASGIIHLGATSCFVTDNADLIFLRSAMDLLIPKLVNVINRLSQWSLRYKDIPTLGFTHYQPAQLTTVGKRATLWIQELLWDLRNFVRARNDIGFRGVKGTTGTQASFLALFEGDHAKVEELDKLVAKLSGFDNVYPVTGQTYDRKIDIDVLQPLASFGATAHKIATDIRLLANLKEVEEPFEAGQIGSSAMAYKRNPMRCERICSQARYIMNLIPNALNTASVQWFERTLDDSSNRRSLLPEAFLFTDSVLKILLNVISGMVIYPKVIQKHIRAELPFMATENIIMAMTKHGASRHECHEQIRVLSHQAGRVVKEEGGDNDLIERIKNTPYFAPIYDELDSLLDASTFVGRAPEQTESFVNKDVSQALAPFKSMITEEKVDLAV, from the coding sequence ATGGAGGATTATGGTTCATATAGTACACCATTGACAGCAAGATATGCTTCTGCTGAAATGTCTCATCTCTTTTCAAGAGAAATGCGTATTAATACTTGGAGACAATTGTGGTTGAATCTCGCCATTGCTGAAAAGCAACTCGGTTTAACTCAAATTACTGATGAAGCTATTGAGCAACTTAAAGCGCATGTCAAAATTACAGCTCCAGAATTTGAAATCGCTGCTAAGGAAGAGAAGCGTCAGAGACACGATGTTATGGCTCACATCTATACATATGGTCTTGCTGCTCCTGCTGCTTCTGGTATTATTCATTTGGGTGCTACTAGCTGTTTTGTAACCGATAATGCTGACTTGATTTTCTTACGCAGCGCCATGGATCTTTTGATCCCTAAGTTAGTCAACGTTATCAATCGTCTTAGCCAGTGGTCTTTGCGATACAAAGACATTCCTACTCTTGGGTTTACACATTATCAACCAGCTCAATTAACTACCGTTGGTAAGCGTGCCACTCTTTGGATTCAAGAGCTTTTATGGGATTTGAGAAATTTTGTAAGAGCTAGAAATGACATTGGTTTCCGTGGTGTCAAGGGTACCACCGGCACTCAGGCTTCCTTCTTAGCCCTTTTTGAGGGCGATCATGCCAAGGTTGAGGAATTGGATAAATTGGTTGCCAAGCTTTCCGGTTTTGATAACGTTTATCCTGTAACCGGCCAAACCTATGATCGTAAGATCGATATTGACGTTTTGCAACCATTAGCTTCTTTCGGTGCTACTGCTCATAAGATTGCAACTGATATCCGTCTCCTTGctaatttgaaagaagtAGAAGAGCCATTTGAGGCTGGTCAAATTGGCAGTTCTGCTATGGCTTACAAGCGTAATCCAATGCGTTGTGAACGTATTTGTTCTCAAGCTCGTTATATTATGAACTTGATTCCTAATGCTCTTAATACTGCTTCTGTTCAATGGTTTGAGCGTACTTTGGATGATAGCTCTAACCGTCGTTCTCTGTTACCTGAAGCCTTCTTGTTTACAGATAGCGTTCTTAAGATTCTATTGAACGTTATTTCTGGTATGGTCATTTATCCTAAGGTTATTCAAAAACACATTCGTGCTGAATTGCCCTTCATGGCCACTGAAAACATTATCATGGCTATGACTAAGCACGGTGCTAGTCGTCATGAGTGTCACGAGCAGATTCGTGTCTTGTCTCATCAAGCTGGCCGAGTAGTCAAGGAAGAGGGAGGGGATAACGACTTAATTGAGCGTATTAAGAATACTCCTTATTTTGCTCCTATTTATGATGAGCTAGATTCTTTGTTGGATGCATCCACTTTTGTTGGACGTGCTCCCGAGCAGACTGAATCCTTTGTAAATAAGGACGTCTCTCAAGCGCTTGCGCCTTTCAAGAGCATGATCACTGAGGAAAAGGTTGATCTTGCCgtttaa
- a CDS encoding ubiquitin-protein ligase E3, translating into MRKERPGVLFNKIRSYFICPGCNCLPDWPVTLPCGGTVCRKCFRNAYSSESSGKVSPSRCCFYNHKKPHYSVETEVKDVIISKVVELIKTTEFQISQQSLVPLELKEEICHDDCLSSSPPCTSALTEITLLPPTFHNLIPSSSSYETAVAEFLHMEDLLQENVSRELECQICFGMLYDPVVSPCGHTFCGPCLMQALTQSPQCPTCRFGLPSPVVLEHAKSHSITTFLRDFYPDNWLERQKSWEEEKEQESWLPLFISMLAYPRMPTFLHIFELRYHIMIKKCLETSKRFCIAMPLRARSDGHNEHRELRNARGQRLFCSEYGTILEIIQVEPLIDGRSLVEARGSYCVRIIDFRADGLFPRVKIEKHYDTPLRATPLQFPEPEYLLMYGNLSNEELVERIDAFYMNARRTYVHWVVPLIDIKMEARQSIADLSYKITNLLPISELEKTRILQVDNPTDRLVLVLIWLTQLQESWWYRVGSACTIA; encoded by the coding sequence atgagaaaagAAAGGCCAGGagtattatttaataaaataaggTCTTACTTTATTTGTCCGGGCTGTAATTGTTTGCCTGACTGGCCTGTCACACTTCCTTGTGGAGGAACAGTCTGTCGGAAATGCTTTCGAAACGCATATTCTTCGGAAAGCTCTGGAAAAGTTAGTCCCTCAAGATGTTGCTTTTACAACCATAAGAAACCGCATTATTCTGTAGAGACCGAAGTGAAAGATGTGATCATTTCCAAAGTGGTTGAATTGATTAAAACTACAGAGTTTCAAATTTCTCAGCAGAGTTTGGTACCGCTGGAATTAAAGGAGGAAATTTGTCATGACGATTGTCTTTCTTCGTCACCACCTTGTACTTCTGCATTGACTGAAATTACTCTGCTGCCTCCCACTTTTCATAACTTAATACCTTCCTCATCTTCTTATGAGACTGCAGTAGCTGAATTTTTACATATGGAGGACCTATTACAAGAGAATGTTTCTCGAGAATTGGAATgtcaaatttgttttggcATGCTTTATGACCCAGTTGTTTCTCCATGTGGACATACATTTTGTGGCCCTTGCCTTATGCAAGCACTAACCCAGTCTCCTCAATGCCCGACTTGTCGTTTTGGGCTCCCATCTCCTGTTGTGTTGGAACATGCGAAAAGCCACTCTATTACCACATTTTTGCGAGATTTTTACCCAGATAATTGGTTAGAACGTCAAAAATCATgggaagaagaaaaggaacAGGAAAGTTGGCTTCCGTTATTTATTAGCATGCTTGCATATCCCAGAATGCCGACATTCcttcatatttttgaacTGCGATACCACATCATGATCAAAAAATGTCTGGAGACTTCTAAGCGATTTTGTATTGCAATGCCTTTAAGAGCACGAAGTGATGGTCATAATGAGCATCGAGAGCTTCGAAATGCTCGTGGTCAACGTCTTTTTTGTTCTGAGTATGGTAcaattttagaaattatCCAAGTCGAGCCTTTGATCGATGGGAGAAGTCTTGTAGAAGCCCGTGGTTCATATTGTGTTCGTATAATCGATTTTCGAGCTGATGGTTTGTTTCCGAGAgtgaaaattgaaaagcaCTATGATACTCCTTTGAGAGCCACTCCACTCCAATTTCCTGAGCCTGAATATCTATTAATGTATGGTAATCTAAGTAATGAAGAATTAGTTGAAAGAATAGATGCTTTTTACATGAATGCCCGCCGAACATATGTTCATTGGGTTGTACCTTTAATCGATATAAAAATGGAGGCTAGACAGTCAATTGCTGACTTGTCTTACAAAATCACCAATCTTCTTCCTATCTCAGAGCTTGAGAAAACTCGCATTTTGCAAGTTGACAACCCGACCGATCGACTGGTTTTGGTTCTTATTTGGTTAACTCAACTTCAAGAAAGTTGGTGGTATCGTGTTGGAAGTGCTTGCACCATTGCTTGA